One Mycolicibacterium goodii genomic region harbors:
- a CDS encoding DUF4185 domain-containing protein: MTLPLLNGKVADITGPGRTDRFGVACTDLGASVLAPDGKLISVFGNTFSGHRVGQGDWRSPIVLIGTGDANHEIVYERAGGPDPRYARQLWPYVHDDASSGWRRGGISTVIPSDLLRVGDSLYLHAIVNRGFANVIWTEIWRSDDCGASWEHLGERAKFPADLHDGHAQCWSWDHDPDDGWVYVAATGFQRDKGIILMRVRPTYIGDRTRYQSWGHTGGRWQWGARATPITPSEERWGELSLRRLGPDRWILGGFFASRYALGYRVIESPVANMHTTPVQTPVTGCSWRDEHHAGCRVAQLYGGYLLPGSRLDRTGGVGFVVSQWHTASGWPYRAMQFKGHLEDTVKEPPSVL, encoded by the coding sequence GTGACGCTCCCGCTGCTCAACGGCAAGGTCGCCGACATCACCGGGCCGGGCCGCACCGACCGGTTCGGGGTGGCCTGCACCGATCTGGGTGCCTCCGTGCTCGCCCCGGACGGCAAGCTCATCTCGGTGTTCGGTAACACCTTTTCGGGTCACCGCGTGGGACAAGGGGATTGGCGCTCGCCGATCGTGCTGATCGGCACCGGCGACGCGAACCACGAGATCGTCTACGAGCGTGCCGGGGGACCCGATCCGAGATACGCGCGTCAACTGTGGCCTTACGTGCACGACGACGCCTCATCAGGGTGGCGGCGCGGCGGGATCAGCACCGTCATCCCCTCGGACTTACTGCGCGTCGGTGATTCGTTGTATCTGCACGCGATCGTCAACCGGGGCTTCGCCAACGTGATCTGGACCGAGATCTGGCGGTCCGACGACTGCGGCGCATCGTGGGAACACCTGGGGGAGCGGGCGAAGTTCCCCGCCGATCTGCACGACGGGCATGCCCAGTGCTGGTCGTGGGACCACGACCCCGACGACGGTTGGGTGTACGTGGCGGCGACCGGTTTTCAGCGCGACAAGGGCATCATCCTCATGCGGGTGCGCCCCACGTACATCGGCGATCGAACGCGCTACCAGAGCTGGGGTCACACCGGCGGCCGCTGGCAGTGGGGGGCGCGTGCCACCCCGATCACCCCGTCCGAAGAACGTTGGGGCGAGCTGAGTCTCCGTCGGCTGGGCCCCGACAGGTGGATCCTAGGCGGGTTCTTCGCGTCGCGTTACGCGCTGGGATACCGAGTGATCGAGTCGCCCGTGGCCAACATGCACACCACACCCGTGCAGACCCCCGTGACCGGGTGCTCCTGGCGCGACGAGCACCACGCAGGGTGCCGCGTCGCCCAGTTGTACGGCGGTTACCTGCTACCCGGATCCCGCCTGGACCGCACCGGCGGTGTCGGCTTCGTGGTGTCGCAGTGGCACACCGCCTCCGGGTGGCCCTACCGGGCAATGCAATTCAAAGGTCATCTCGAGGACACCGTGAAGGAACCGCCCAGCGTGCTGTGA
- a CDS encoding NAD(P)H-dependent amine dehydrogenase family protein produces MVIAEIVRHPLFELVGVGVSSAEKVGRDVGEICGLGAPIGVTATDDVDALIALKPDALVHYGPTAAHADANIALITRFLRAGIDVCSTAMTPWVWPEMDLNPPNWIEPITEACEVGQSSCFTTGIDPGFANDLFPMTLMGLCSEVRRVRASELLDYTNYTGDYEFEMGIGRPPEHRPLLESPDILIFAWGATVPMIAYAAGIELDTITTTWDKWVTPDDRKTAKGVIEAGNVAAVRFTINGVYRGETRIQLEHVNRIGADAAPDWPTGNDNDVYRVDIEGTPSISQETAFRFTDGSGRDAAAAGCLATGLRALNAVPAVNEHLPGWVTPLDLPLIPGLGTIR; encoded by the coding sequence ATGGTGATCGCCGAGATCGTCCGGCATCCGTTGTTCGAACTCGTGGGCGTCGGGGTCAGCAGTGCCGAGAAGGTGGGGCGTGACGTCGGCGAAATCTGCGGGTTGGGAGCGCCGATCGGCGTCACCGCCACCGACGACGTCGATGCGCTCATCGCGCTCAAACCCGACGCGCTGGTGCACTACGGGCCCACCGCGGCACACGCCGACGCGAACATCGCGCTGATCACGCGCTTCCTGCGCGCGGGCATCGACGTGTGTTCGACGGCCATGACCCCGTGGGTGTGGCCCGAGATGGACCTCAATCCGCCCAACTGGATCGAACCCATCACCGAGGCGTGCGAGGTGGGGCAGTCGTCGTGCTTCACCACCGGGATCGATCCCGGTTTCGCCAACGATCTGTTCCCGATGACGCTGATGGGGCTGTGTTCGGAGGTCCGCCGCGTGCGCGCCTCGGAACTGTTGGACTACACCAACTACACCGGCGACTACGAGTTCGAGATGGGCATCGGCAGGCCACCTGAACACCGGCCGCTGCTGGAAAGCCCCGACATTCTGATTTTCGCCTGGGGCGCAACGGTTCCCATGATCGCGTACGCCGCGGGCATCGAACTCGACACCATCACCACCACGTGGGACAAATGGGTGACCCCCGACGATCGCAAGACCGCCAAGGGTGTCATCGAGGCGGGCAACGTCGCCGCGGTGCGCTTCACGATCAACGGCGTCTACCGCGGCGAGACCCGCATCCAACTCGAACACGTCAACCGCATCGGGGCCGATGCCGCACCGGACTGGCCCACCGGCAACGACAACGACGTCTACCGCGTCGACATCGAGGGCACGCCGTCGATCTCGCAGGAGACGGCGTTCCGGTTCACCGACGGTTCGGGCCGCGACGCCGCCGCGGCCGGGTGCCTCGCGACGGGACTGCGCGCGCTCAACGCCGTACCAGCGGTCAACGAGCATTTGCCGGGATGGGTGACACCTCTGGATCTACCACTGATTCCTGGATTGGGAACCATTCGCTGA
- a CDS encoding Hsp70 family protein, which translates to MVDGTGLSIGATNLTAVHVGRAAVTRTPVLTRYPHRPSEVGVPGENPNLTERGLILTDFVDRVGDPVGLVAVDGSSHRGEVLVAEALGALLVALTGGRPLGPVAITHPAHWRPNQIDTLRGALGPEFGGAPLVADATAALTALQDDPGVPTRGVIAVCDFGGSGTSITLAEADNGYQPIAPTVRHADLSGALIDQALLTHVVNDLSAAGTIDLSGTSVIGSLSRLRAECRRAKERLSTESATTLVADLPGHRADVRLTRTELDEVLRAPLGEFVGVLQDTLERNGLPPGALAAVATIGGGARTPAITTTLSEHLRVPVITVPQPELSAAIGAGLIAARATVRDSATALVPAAGGAGTATMAAALVAPEPPAAPQALAWSDADDVPDVAPLDDHVDDEPASSVYGPRPQVQFAGPEPADTDAAQPWYRRRVAVVGAGAVAVLAVVAATVLVVNRDSGEVTVPASTDTPVTTETTGTTAATETAPTAGDAPPAPPVAVEEPPQTFTEAPPAPQTVVQTVTPAPVEPPAETQPTTETPPPSSEPPPTTTETPPPTTTGAPTSTSPPWSPTAPYPTIPGLPWVPAPQVPGANQ; encoded by the coding sequence ATGGTTGACGGGACAGGGCTGTCGATCGGCGCGACCAATCTGACGGCGGTGCACGTGGGGCGCGCCGCTGTGACGCGGACGCCCGTGCTGACGCGCTATCCCCACCGGCCCTCTGAGGTGGGGGTGCCCGGTGAGAACCCCAACCTCACCGAGCGCGGTCTCATCCTCACCGACTTCGTCGACCGCGTCGGCGACCCTGTCGGCCTCGTGGCCGTCGACGGGTCGTCGCACCGCGGTGAGGTGCTCGTCGCCGAGGCGCTGGGCGCGTTGTTGGTGGCGCTGACCGGCGGCCGCCCGCTCGGTCCGGTCGCCATCACCCATCCGGCGCACTGGCGGCCCAACCAGATCGACACGCTTCGCGGCGCACTCGGGCCGGAGTTCGGCGGTGCGCCGCTCGTGGCGGACGCGACAGCGGCGCTGACGGCGCTGCAGGACGATCCCGGCGTGCCGACCCGCGGTGTCATCGCCGTGTGCGATTTCGGTGGCAGCGGCACCAGCATCACGCTCGCCGAGGCCGACAACGGCTACCAACCGATCGCACCGACGGTGCGCCACGCCGACCTGTCCGGCGCGCTGATCGACCAGGCGTTGCTGACACACGTCGTCAACGACCTGTCGGCAGCGGGCACCATCGACCTGAGCGGCACGTCGGTGATCGGGTCACTGAGCCGATTGCGCGCCGAATGCCGGCGCGCCAAAGAACGGTTGTCCACCGAATCGGCAACCACGCTGGTCGCCGACCTTCCCGGGCATCGCGCCGATGTGCGCCTCACCCGCACCGAACTCGACGAGGTGCTGCGCGCTCCCCTTGGCGAATTCGTCGGCGTGCTGCAGGACACCTTGGAGCGCAACGGTTTACCACCTGGTGCGCTTGCGGCTGTCGCCACCATCGGTGGCGGGGCGCGCACCCCGGCGATCACCACAACACTGTCGGAGCATCTGCGGGTGCCCGTGATCACCGTGCCGCAACCCGAACTGAGCGCTGCGATCGGCGCCGGCCTGATCGCCGCGCGCGCAACGGTGCGTGACAGTGCGACCGCCCTCGTACCGGCGGCCGGGGGCGCCGGTACGGCGACCATGGCCGCGGCCCTGGTCGCCCCCGAACCTCCCGCCGCGCCGCAGGCGCTGGCGTGGTCGGACGCCGACGACGTGCCCGATGTCGCACCGCTGGACGATCACGTCGACGATGAGCCGGCTTCGTCGGTGTACGGCCCGCGTCCGCAGGTGCAGTTCGCCGGCCCCGAACCGGCCGACACCGACGCCGCACAACCCTGGTACCGGCGCCGCGTGGCCGTCGTCGGAGCGGGCGCCGTTGCCGTGCTGGCGGTCGTGGCCGCGACGGTCCTGGTGGTCAACCGTGACAGCGGCGAGGTCACGGTACCGGCATCGACCGACACCCCAGTCACCACTGAGACCACCGGGACCACTGCGGCCACTGAGACAGCCCCTACCGCCGGCGACGCCCCGCCCGCGCCGCCGGTGGCCGTGGAGGAGCCGCCGCAGACCTTCACCGAGGCGCCGCCCGCGCCCCAGACCGTGGTGCAGACCGTGACACCGGCCCCCGTCGAACCACCGGCCGAGACGCAGCCGACGACGGAAACGCCACCGCCGTCCAGCGAGCCGCCACCCACCACCACCGAGACGCCTCCACCGACGACCACAGGGGCACCGACCAGCACGTCGCCGCCCTGGAGCCCCACCGCGCCGTATCCGACGATCCCCGGTCTGCCGTGGGTGCCCGCACCCCAGGTTCCGGGGGCCAACCAGTAG